The genomic window CCGCGACGAAGCAATCCCCTCGGTTTAACCGGTGAGATTGCTTCGCCCGCTGGGCTCGCAATGACAGAGGCCCTCATAGGCTGACCGGGCGCGGGCTCTCAATTGACCTCTCCCTCCCTCGAAAAGACGTGACTCGATTTGCAGATGAAATGGAAGATTCCTCGCCCTGCTGAGTTCGGAATGACATTTATTTGGATGACATGAGATGAAAATTTTTATCGATAGTGCTGACATTGCAGAAATTCAAGAAGCCGCGGCTATGGGCGTGCTCGATGGAGTCACCACCAACCCCACTTTAGTCGCCAAGACCGGTCGAAAATATCTCACCGTGTTAGAAGATATTGCCAAAATCGTTGATGGCCCGATTAGCGCCGAAACGGTCAGCCTTGATTGCAAAGGCATGATGGAAGAAGCTAAAGTCTTTGCAAAAATTCATCCTAACATCACGATTAAAATTGCGATGGGCACTGAGGGCCTTAAGGCCGTGAAGCTTTGTGCAGAACAAGGGGTTAAAACCAATGTCACTTTGGTCTTTAGCGCCAGCCAAGCCCTGTTAGTGGCCAAAGCGGGGGCCACCTTTGTTAGCCCTTTTGTCGGCAGGCTCGATGACATTTCAGAAGATGGGATGAAACTTATTGCCGACCTCAAAACCATTTATCAAAATTATCATTTCAAAACAGAAATTTTAGTAGCCTCGGTGCGACACCCCATTCATTTTGTGCAAGCAGCCTTGCTGGGTGCCGATGTAGCCACCTTGCCGCTCGCGGTGATTCGCCAACTCACCAAACATCCTTTAACCGATATTGGCATTCAACGTTTTTTAGAAGATCATAAAAGGATCCCAAAATGAGCTTACAAACTCCCCCACCCTCCGTGACTCCTCCTAAACGAGGCGGCGGTTGTTTAAAAGGTTGTGGTTGTTTGCTCGTAATTTTTTTGATGCTCGGAGTGGGGAGTGTTGGGGCTTTATACTATTTTGGGGATCGATTGCTTTCCCCGCAGAGTATTAATCGAGTCGTTGATTATGTTTATCTTGATTATTTTAGGCCCGAATTAGAAAAAAATTTGGCCCAAACTTCGCCCGATCAACAAAAAGCCATCTTAAGCAAGGTCGATCGAGCAGTCTTAGACTTCAAACGAATCCAACCCGAAACTCAAGTTACTATTCTTAAAGAAGCCATCGTTTTCTTTTCTTATCAATCAAGAAATAAAATCACTCCCCCCAGCGAAATCCCCAATTTAACCAAATTCCTCCAACAAGAAAATCTTTTGCCCAGCCAATCTGAAATATTGAGTAATTAGTTTTTATTTATGTAGAAGTCTTTTCGAGAGAGGGAGAGGTCAGGGGAGAGCCTTTTACCAGAAGAGCGGCTCCAACGCATGCGCCTCAGGACAGGCTCCGAAGGGCATCTGTCATTGCGAGCCCAACGGGCGTGGCAATCTCACCGGTTAAACCGAGGAGATTGCGGAGCCTGCCCTGAAGCTTAGTGAAGGGTCTCCTCGCAATGACAGATGCCCTCATAGGCCGACCGGGCGCGGGCTCTCCATTGGCCTCTCCCTACCTTGAAAAGACGTGACTCTAATTGAAGAATAAAATGGAAGATTGCCACGCTCGCCAACGGGGCTCGCTCGCAATGACAGGGAGCCCTACTGGGCTCTGAATGACATTAATTTTAATGGTGTTCGGAGTAATCGCGCAATACCGCTTTGGCAAGGCATTTGAAGGCATCAAATATGCCTTCGTCTTTCACCGCCACGGTCTGAAATTCTGGAAACTGGCTAGGATTAACGATTTTCTTCAAGGCATCTAAATCGACCGCCTTTTTAGAATCACGTTTGTTATATTGCACAACAATGGGAATAGATTCTAAACCATAACCTTCTTCTTTAAGATTATTTTTTAAACTCTCTAAAGCTTGAAGGTTTGATTCCATCTTATCGATTTCACTATCCGCTACGAACATAATGCCATCTACCCCCTTCAAAATTAATCGACGACTGTCTTCATATAAAGGCTGGCCAGGCACCGTATAAAGATGAAAGCGTGTTTTATAGCCACTCACCCCCTCAATGGTAAGAGGAATAAAATCAAAAAATAAGGTGCGCTCGTTATTTTCCTGTCGCATCATTTTACTTTTATTTTTCCCTTTGGTGCGGTCGTAAATCCTTTCAATAGAAGTCGTTTTACCCGACAACCCAGGCCCATAATAGACGATCTTAAAATTAATTTCTTTATCGCGATAATTAACAAATGACATAGATGTGATACCTTATTTTGATAATTTTCAGGAATCTTTGAAAAACGTAGTGAGCGATTCAAGAGCAAGGCGCCAGGCCCCAAAAAAACCGGAATGTATATGCAAATACATGAGGATTTTTTTGGGTGGCAACGCAGCTATTGAACCGCGTAATAGTTTTTCAAAGATTCCTGGTGAATTGTAGGAAGCACATCCTACCTTGTCAAACCCTTTTTATACAAATAAAAATATTTACTAGAAGTCTTTGCGAGGTAGGGAGAGTTCAATTGAGAGCCTTTTACCAGGAGGTCGGCCTATGATAGTTTCTGTCATTGCGAACCCCTTTGGGGGTGAAGCAATCTTCAGTTTTAAAATGTTGGAGATTGCCACGCTCGCAAACGGTGCTCGCTCGCAATGACAGAGAGCCCTGCTGGGCTCTGAATGACATCCATTAAAATGGATGCCTTGTTTGTAAAGCTCGCTGCAGTGTGAGTGGATCGAGGTATTCAATCCCCGCCCCCACGGGCACACCCGAAGGCAACCGCGTAATGCGCAAATCAAAGGGTTTCAAAATCTTGTATAAGTAAAGCCCCGTTGCCTCCCCCTCCACATTGGCATTGGTCGCTAAAATAACTTCTTCTAGGGCTTG from Deltaproteobacteria bacterium includes these protein-coding regions:
- the fsa gene encoding fructose-6-phosphate aldolase, whose translation is MKIFIDSADIAEIQEAAAMGVLDGVTTNPTLVAKTGRKYLTVLEDIAKIVDGPISAETVSLDCKGMMEEAKVFAKIHPNITIKIAMGTEGLKAVKLCAEQGVKTNVTLVFSASQALLVAKAGATFVSPFVGRLDDISEDGMKLIADLKTIYQNYHFKTEILVASVRHPIHFVQAALLGADVATLPLAVIRQLTKHPLTDIGIQRFLEDHKRIPK
- a CDS encoding GTPase domain-containing protein translates to MSFVNYRDKEINFKIVYYGPGLSGKTTSIERIYDRTKGKNKSKMMRQENNERTLFFDFIPLTIEGVSGYKTRFHLYTVPGQPLYEDSRRLILKGVDGIMFVADSEIDKMESNLQALESLKNNLKEEGYGLESIPIVVQYNKRDSKKAVDLDALKKIVNPSQFPEFQTVAVKDEGIFDAFKCLAKAVLRDYSEHH